The nucleotide sequence ATACTTTCCATAAGTTGCTTGATAATTGGGTGGGAAACTTTTTTAGTCAATTTCTTATATACATTAGCCATTTCTTTTTGAAGTTCTAGATATTTTTCTAAAATTTCTCTAATTTCTTCCAGCTTTTCCTCTGGTATTACTGCTGTTTCTGGAAACTCTTTAAAGTACTCTTCTAGAACCTCTATGGGTGGAATTCTCTCATTCATTACACCAAACTCTAAAGGCATTGCAATCATTGGAACTCCTGGGATTAAAACAGTATTATCTGCTATTGCTTCACCTTCAAATTCTTCAATGAGATCTAAAGCTTCGCTGTAGGATTTCTCAAGGGCTTCCATTATATTTTTGTGGAGCACGGTATCAATTGTAATTCTCAGGAATAGATTTTTGATATCCACATACTCTGGCTCTTTAAGTTTCTTCATACCCCTTATGTATTCTTTTT is from Thermococcus paralvinellae and encodes:
- a CDS encoding ferritin family protein yields the protein MERLIELVEKAKEVEKKAEKEYIRGMKKLKEPEYVDIKNLFLRITIDTVLHKNIMEALEKSYSEALDLIEEFEGEAIADNTVLIPGVPMIAMPLEFGVMNERIPPIEVLEEYFKEFPETAVIPEEKLEEIREILEKYLELQKEMANVYKKLTKKVSHPIIKQLMESIANNEEQHSILLKKLFEKYKQ